The DNA sequence ATATCGAAAAAGACGCGTCGATCAACGACGAGATCGATAAATTGCGTCACTCGGCGACGAGTGCGCTGCACGAACGGAACGACGTCATTATTGTCGCCAGCGTGTCGTGCATTTACGGGTTAGGGTCGCCGGAAGAATACCGCGACTTAGTTTTGTCGCTGCGCGTCGGCATGGAAATCGAGCGCAATGAGGTATTGCACCGGCTCGTCGACATTCAGTACAACCGCAATGACATTAACTTTACGCGCGGCACCTTTCGCGTGCGCGGCGACGTGATCGAAATTTTCCCCGCCTCGCATTCGGAACAGGCGGTGCGCGTGGAGTTTTTCGGCGACGAAATTGACCGCATCCGCGAAATCGACATCGTTACTGGAGAAGTGATCGCCGACCGCGACCATATTGCCGTTTTTCCCGCGTCCCACTTCGTCACGCGCGAAGCGAAAATGAAAGTGGCGATTCAATCGATTGAACAGGAATTAGAGGAGCAGTTAAAGGAACTGCGGGAAGCGGGCAAACTATTGGAAGCACAGCGCTTGGAACAGCGCACCCGCTACGACATCGAAATGATGCAAGAAGTCGGCTTTTGCTCCGGCATCGAAAACTATTCGCGCCACTTGACGGGGCGCAAAGCGGGGGAGACGCCGTATACGCTGCTCGATCACTTCCCAGACGACTACTTGATGTTCGTCGACGAATCGCACGTGACGTTGCCGCAAATTCAAGCGATGTACAAAGGCGACCGCGCGCGGAAGCTAACGCTGATCGACCACGGTTTCCGCCTGCCGTCAGCAGCGGACAACCGGCCGCTTAAGTTCGACGAATGGGAGCAGCACGTGCACCAAATCGTGTACGTGTCGGCGACGCCCGGGCCGTACGAACAAGAGAAAAGTCCATGCGTCGTCGAGCAAATTATCCGTCCGACCGGATTGCTCGACCCGAAAATCGACGTACGGCCGATTCAAGGACAGATTGACGATTTGATCGGAGAAATTAATGCGCGCCGCGAGCGAGATGAACGGGTGCTCGTGACGACGCTGACGAAAAAAATGGCGGAAGACCTCACCGACTACTTAACCGACGTCGGGATCAACGTGCGCTATTTGCACTCCGACATTAAGACGATTGAGCGGATGCAAATATTGCGCGACTTGCGCCTCGGTGTGCACGACGTCGTCGTCGGCATTAACTTGTTGCGGGAAGGGCTCGACTTGCCGGAAGTGTCCCTCGTCGCCATTCTCGACGCGGATAAAGAAGGGTTTTTACGCGCCGAGCGCTCCCTCATCCAGACAATTGGCCGCGCGGCGCGCAACGCGGACGGGCAAGTGATCATGTACGCCGATAGGATCACTGATTCGATGCGTCGCGCCATCGATGAAACGGAACGGCGGCGAACCATCCAACACACTTACAACGAAACACACGGCATTACGCCGCAAACGGTACAAAAAGCGGTACGCGACGTGATCGAAGCGACGCGCGTCGCCGAAGAACGGGCCGACTACTTGGACACCGATCTGCACAAATTGCCGAAAAAAGAGCGGCGGGAAACGATTCAGCGGTTAGAGCAAGAAATGAAGGAAGCGGCCAAAGCATTGCAGTTTGAACGCGCGGCTGAACTGCGCGACCTCATTATCGAGTTAAAAGCGGAAGGAGCCTAAATCGGTTCATGGCACATGAAAACATCGTCATCAAAGGTGCACGCGCACACAACTTGAAAAACATCGACGTGACGATCCCGCGCGACCAGTTCGTCGTGTTGACGGGACTGAGCGGCTCGGGTAAAACGTCGCTCGCTTTTGACACGATTTACGCCGAAGGGCAGCGCCGCTACGTTGAGTCGCTGTCTGCTTACGCGCGCCAATTTTTAGGGCAAATGGACAAACCGGACGTCGATTCAATCGACGGCTTGTCGCCAGCGATTTCCATCGACCAAAAAACGACGAGCCGCAACCCGCGCTCGACGGTCGGCACGGTGACGGAAATATACGATTACTTGCGGCTGTTGTTCGCGCGCATCGGTCGGCCGCACTGTCCGGTGCACAAGATCGAAATTACGTCGCAAACGGTCGAGCAGATGGTCGACCGCGTCATGACGTTGCCGGAGCGGACGCGCATACAAGTGCTCGCCCCGCTCGTACAAGGGCGCAAAGGTGAACACGTCAAGTTACTGGATAAAATTCGTAAAGACGGGTACGTGCGCGTGCGCGTCGACGGCGAACTGCGCGAAGTGACGGAAGAGATTAAGCTGGAAAAAAACAAGAAGCATACGATCGAAGTCGTCATCGACCGCATCGTCGTCAAGGAAGGCGTTGAGACGCGTCTTTCCGATTCACTGGAAACAGCACTCGAACTAGCTGGGGGAACGGTGCTCGTCGACGTGATCGACGGCGAGCAACTGCTATTCAGCCAAAACTTAGCCTGTCCAGAGTGCGGCTTTAGCATCGATGAGTTAGCGCCGCGCATGTTTTCGTTCAACAGCCCGTTCGGCGCTTGTCCGGCGTGTGACGGGTTAGGTAGCCACATGGAGGTTGACCCGGAGATGGTCGTGCCTAACCGGAAAAAATCGCTTAACGAAGGGGCGATCGATCCTTGGGCCAACTCGTCGTCGACGTATTACGAACAACTGCTGCACACGGTGTGTACCCATTACGGCATCGATCGCGATACGCCTTTCGGCGAGCTTTCCGCAGCGCACGCGGACGTTCTTTTGTACGGTGGCAAAGAGCGCATCCCGTTTCGCTATGAAAACGACTTTGGACATGTGAAGGAAACCTCCATACGTTTTGAAGGGGTCATCCCTAATTTGCAGCGCCGCTACCGCGAGACGTCGTCCGATTACGTGCGCGATCAAATCGAGACGTATATGAGTGAGAAGAAGTGCCGTTCTTGTAAAGGGGCGCGTCTCCGTCCCGAGTCGCTCGCCGTCCTCGTCGGAGGCGAAACGATTAATACGGTGACGAATCGTTCCATTCGCGAGGCACTGACGTTTTTCCGCGAACTCGAGTTAAGTGAGAAGGAACAGGCGATCGCGCGGCTCGTGTTGCGGGAAATAGAGTCGCGGCTCGGCTTTTTAGTGAACGTTGGGCTCGACTACTTAGAGCTCAACCGCGCAGCAGGGACCCTATCCGGCGGTGAGGCGCAGCGCATTCGCTTGGCGACGCAAATCGGCTCCAGCTTGATGGGTGTGCTGTATATTTTGGACGAGCCGAGTATCGGCTTGCACCAGCGGGATAACAACCGACTCATCGATACGTTGAAAAGTATGCGCGACCTAGGGAACACGCTCATCGTCGTCGAGCACGATGAAGACACGATGCTCGCCGCCGATTACATTATCGACATCGGGCCGGGTGCGGGGGCACACGGTGGCCGCGTCGTCTCGCAGGGGACGCCGGAAGAGGTCATGGCGGACAAACAGTCGCTCACCGGCCAGTATTTGAGCGGGCGCAAGTTTATTGCACTACCGGCCGAAAGGCGCCAGCCGAACGGCAAGTGGATCGACGTGCGCGGGGCGAAAGAAAACAATTTGCAAAACGTGGACGTCAAGTTTCCGCTCGGTACGTTTACGGTCGTCACCGGAGTTTCTGGTTCAGGTAAAAGCACACTTGTCAACGAAATTTTGTACAAAACGCTGGCGCGGGAGCTGCAGCGGGCGAAGGCAAAGCCTGGGGCACACCGAGAAATTCGCGGCTTGGAACATTTGGACAAAGTGATCGACATCGACCAGTCGCCGATCGGCCGCACGCCGCGCTCCAATCCGGCAACATATACAGGCGTGTTCGACGACATTCGCGACGTATTCGCCACGACGACGGAGGCAAAAGTACGCGGGTACAAAAAGGGGCGTTTCAGTTTCAACGTGAAGGGGGGCCGCTGTGAAGCGTGTCGCGGTGACGGGATCATCAAAATTGAAATGCACTTCCTTCCGGACGTGTACGTGCCGTGCGAGGTGTGTAAAGGGAAACGATACAACCGCGAGACGTTAGAAATTGGCTATAAAGGGAAAAACGTCGCTGACGTGCTCGACATGACCGTCGAAGAGGCACGCGAATTTTTTAAAAACATTCCGCGCATTAAGCGCAAAATTGACACGCTGTACGACGTCGGGCTCGGCTACATGAAGCTGGGGCAACCGGCGACGACACTGTCCGGCGGCGAGGCGCAGCGGGTGAAACTGGCATCTGAACTGTACCGCCGCAACACCGGTCGTTCGCTGTACATTCTCGACGAGCCGACGACCGGCTTACACGTCGACGACATCGCGCGCCTCCTAAAAGTGCTACAGCGGTTAGTCGAAAACGGGGAGACGGTCGTCGTCATCGAACACAATTTGGACGTTATTAAGACTGCTGACTACTTGATCGACCTCGGACCGGAAGGAGGCGACGGCGGCGGGCGCATCGTCGCCACGGGCACGCCGGAAGACGTGGCGCGGGTACCGGGGTCGTATACAGGGCAGTTTTTAGCGCCAGTACTGACGCGCGACCGCGCGCGGACGGCAGCGCTATACGATCGCGCCTCGAACGAGTAACAACGGAAAGGCACGGGAAGGCGGGAGGAGGACGTCTGCCCCTGCCAGTCTGTCCGCGACGTGGCGGATGCTTTTAAGCAATCCCTAGCTCGGGCAGGGGATTGCTTTACTTTTTTGCTGTCGAAAAAATGGTATACTAAATGGTGAAAATGTACGTGAAAGTAGGGACAAATAAGGTTTATTAAAGGAGAGACGGGAGATGTTGTTTCACTACACGATAGAGACGGCGCGTACGGTAGAAGAAACAGTGAAAGCGTGCGAAGAGAGTTGCCAGCGGCGGAAATTGAGTACTGTAGGACACCTGAATATTCCGCTCAAATTACTAGAAAAGGGCATCAATTTACCGCAGCAGTATCGTATATTAGAAGTGTACCATCCGGATGTCGCAAAAAAAGTACTGTCGTACAACCAGGTAGGTGGGTTATTCCTCACCTATAAAATCGCCGTCTACAAAGACAGGGAGACGGGAAAAACAACGGTCGGTCTCGTGCGTCCGACGGTTTTAATGGAGCTGGTGGACGATGACCGGTTGGTTGCAATGGTGCAAGATGTCGAAGCGGCACTCCTTGCAGTGCTCGACGAGGTGAAAGGCTGACATCGAAGCGTCGGGTCAGGTGTACCTTGTATGTTTCACCGGTAAATGTGAGAAGGTTGATACAGAGAAATATGTTTGGCGGCAAAAATCTCTCAAAAGGAGGGGTGCCAATATGCGGTGGATCGTGAAACTGATCTTCAATGCGATTGCGGTAGTGATCGCGGCAGAAGTACTGGATAGTATTCAAGTCAGCGGAATGGGGGCAGCACTCACGGCGGGGCTCATTTTGTCGATTGTCAATACGTTTTTTCGACCAGTGCTCGTGTTTCTCACTTTCCCGTTAACCGTTGTAACTCTCGGCCTGTTTTTGCTTATCATTAACGCTTTAATGTTGATGCTCACGAGTGCGCTCGTGCCCGGTTTTACCGTCGTCGGCTTCGGGGGAGCGTTTTGGGGCGCGGTCATTGTCAGTTTTGTAAGCTGGTTATTGAACGGGCTATTTCGCAAATGATCGTTGTCGTATGCGCGTTACGCTGTTGCAAACGCATAACCCCGACCTACGCACATAACACGCAAAGAACAGCGTGTCATTGTATCATTAATGAACCGAAGGCATTGAAAAGACCTTAAGGTCCGGGGTCTGTACGTATGAGTAAAAATTTGCGGGGAAGAAGTCCACAGTTTGGAGGGTTTAAACGCGTGAATGTGTATCGCCAGTGGCATGACATTGCGCCCGATTTGGCGCGCATTTTACAAACGGACGTCGCGTGGGGCACGTCGGAGGACTACCGCGAGTTTGTAGCGCGGGCGGGAGTAGAGGAGCAGACGTTTATTCCCGTCGCGACGCAGGACGGCGAAACGTGGGGCTGGATCATTTCCGGCACGTTGACAGCACGCGAACGCCAGTTGCTCGTGCTGTTAACGTCGCAGTCGTTGCGGCGGTCAGCGGACAGTGACGCACAGACAGAGGGGCCACTTCTTCCTCAGCGCGCGTTAGCCGATTACTTGTGCGACGTCGCTCACAGTGGTCACCTGTTGCCGGTGCCACCTGACTTAGTACATGTAGATATCGGGGAAAGAGTGCCGTTTTACGTCGTTTGTCACGGCAGTGCGAGGCAGCTAAATCAAAAAGAAGTTTTACGCGTGTTACAGTCTTTTTTTGACGGCGATGTGTGGGTCGTAAACGTGGCGCCGAACGATCGCCTCGTCTTGCCGCAAGTTTCGCTCGTTCTAGACGATACGATCGAAGATTGGAAGGACTCCCTTTACCACTGGGCTGCAGGGTTAGTTGAACTGTTTGCCGCTGAGCTCGGGGAGGATGTCCACTGTATCGTGCATCACTCGGCAGCAACCGTGCAGGCGTTGGGCCAATCCCTGTTGCAACTAAAGCAGTCGTATGTCCTCGGGCAGTCTATTTATCCGCGGCGAAATGTTTTTGCGACGTGGGACTTACCCTTGGAACGGTTACTGCACGGGTTGCCGTCGGATCTTTGCCGCACGTTTTTGCACGACTTGTCATACGACGCCCACAACTGGTGGCGTGACCAAGAGATGCGCGACACGTTAGAGACGTACTTTCGCCTTAACTTGAATGTAAGTGAGACAGCGCGACAGTTGTACGTGCACCGCAATACGCTCCTTTACCGCCTCGACAAGTTGAAACAAGAGACAGGACTCGACGTGCGCAACTTTGAGGATGCGATGCTATTACGCCTCGCGTGGCTGCTCACGGCCACTGAAGATGCCGAACCGACCGAGTAGCACGGAGACCACGCACGACTACAGGACTACACGATTACGCGACGACACGGCTTCAGGACGTTACACCATTTAGATCACTCTTTTAAATACTTTCATAAATCGCTTCATGTCGCTAGGAACGAAGGATGGGTGCCTTTTTTGGGTAATGTGCTCAAAAAAGGCGCCCATTTTTAGGAGGATTGTCTATAGCGGGATAGCCCGCGAAGGCGATAAAATAAATGTATAATACCTTCTTGGGGGCATGGATAATGGCAGGCTTAAAATTAAATCATATTTACAAGCGCTTTGGCGATGTGACTGCGGTTGAAGATTTCAATTTAGATATTAAAGATAAAGAGTTTTTAGTGCTCGTCGGTCCGTCTGGCTGCGGGAAGTCGACGACGCTGCGGATGGTTGCCGGTTTGGAAGAAATTTCGGAAGGGGAGTTGTATATCGGCGATCGTTTAGTAAACGACGTCGCCCCGAAAGACCGCGACATCGCGATGGTGTTCCAAAGTTACGCCCTGTACCCACACATGAACGTGTATCAAAACATGGCCTTCGGGTTAAAACTGCGCAAGTTTAAGAAAGAAGACATCGACAAACGCGTAAAAGAAGCGGCACGCATTCTCGACATTGAGCATTTGTTGGATCGTAAGCCGAAGGCGCTTTCGGGGGGGCAACGGCAACGGGTAGCACTCGGACGGGCGATCGTGCGCGAACCGCAAGTGTTCTTGATGGACGAGCCGCTGTCGAACTTGGACGCGAAGCTGCGGGTGCAAATGCGGACGGAAATTAGTAAATTGGCCAAACGGCTGGAAACGACGGTCGTTTACGTCACGCACGACCAGACGGAAGCGATGACGATGGGCGATCGCATCGTCGTCATGAAAGACGGCCTCATTCAGCAAGCTGACACACCGGATAAAATTTACAACGAGCCGGCTAACGTGTTCGTCGCCGGATTTATCGGGTCACCTGCGATGAACTTTATTAGCGGCTCTTTAGTCGAGACGGGCGGTAACGTGCACTTTAAAGCGAACAATGTCGACGTGGAGGTGCCGGAAGGACGGGCGAAGTTGTTGCGGGACAAAGGGTACGTCGGTAAAGACGTCGTCTTCGGCATTCGCCCGGAGGACATTCACGACGAGCCCGTCTTTTTGGAAGCTTCTCCGGAAAGCGTGCTGAAGACGAAGGTAGAAGTGTCAGAAAACATGGGTTCAGAGATGTACTTGTACTTAAGCGGACTCGGCGACGACATGTTTATCGCCCGCGTCGATGCCCGCGCCAACGTCGGTATGGGTGACGAAGTGAAACTCGCCTTCGACATGAACAAGTGCCACATTTTTGACAAGGAAACGGAAGAGGCTGTGTTTTAACCTGCCGATCCTTTAGGCGCCTCTTAAATAGAAACCGCGAGCTATTGATCAGCTGCGTCGGTAAAAAAGCACCGCCGTGAGGCGAGCGTTGGCTCGGTTTTGCGGCGGTGTATTAAGGTTGACTACTCCTCGAAAACAATTCCCACAGGAAGCATATGTCAATATTTTTGGAGCTGGCTTATTTTTTGGAGCAATAGCAGCCACACACCGAAATAGTGATATAATAGAGTGGCTCGATAAGTGAAAAGGCTATAAGGTCACTCGCAACGCGAGTGTTAAAAAGGGAAGTTTGGTGCGAAGCCAACGCGGTCCCGCCACTGTGATCACTAGGATGTGCTTGCAACCCCACTGTCGCCTTGTGCGTGACGGGAAGGGAAGGACGTCTGTGACGTGTCAGCCAGGAGACCTGCCTTATAGTTCTGTGCGGCCTTCGCGGAGAGGTGTAGCAGAGTCGTAGATCCTAGCGCCACGTGTAGCGCACGTGCGTCTTTATTTCCATTGAGCCATTACTGGTGCTTCGTGGGATTGCTAGGTGGTACGTACCTGTTTACATAAAGTCCCCCGCGCGGGGATTTTTTTAGTTGGATGTCATGTCGTTGGATGTCGTTGGATGACGGTAGATTCTTTGCTAGATCCGGTGGAAGGAAGGGAGATACACGTATGTTTAAGTCGAAAAGGTGGAATCGGTGGTCACTGTTTCTCACCGCCCTCCTCGTATTTGCGCTGCTAATCGGGTGCGGAGCGCCAGAGGCCGACGAACAGGCTAAAGGGGCAAACGACGGCTCTAACGTGGAGCAGCAAGCAGGAAAACAGGACGGGAAGCAAGGTGCGGCACAGCAGAAAGGTAAGCAAAAGTCCAAGGAGGAAGACGCGCAAGCGGAGGGTTCGTTTCCTGTTTCGATTACGGACGCTCGCGATGAAAAGGTTACGATCGAGAAAAGGCCGCAGCGGATCGTTTCTCTCATTCCGAGTAACACGGAAATTGCCTTCGCCCTCGGCTTAGGAGCGGAAGTCGTCGGCGTCAGCGATTTTGACAATTACCCGGAAGAAGTGAGCAGTAAAGAAAAAATTGGCGGCATCGAGTTTGACGTAGAAAAAATAGTATCTTTAAAGCCGGATCTCGTCCTCGCCCACGCGTCGAGTGCCGACAGTGCCAAAGAAGGGCTTAAACAGTTGCAACAGGCGGGTGCGACGGTGCTCGTCGTCAACGACGCCACGACCTTTGCCGACTTGTACCGCTCGATCGAGATGATTGCGGAAGCGACGGGAACAAAGGCAAAAGCGCAGGAGATTGTCGCTGGGATGAAGGAAAAGCTGGATGACATGAAGCGAGAGGCAGAAAAAATAGCAGCGGATGAGCGGGTGACGGTGTGGGTTGAAGTCGCGGCGCCGCCGGAAATGTACACGACTGGCACGGAGACCTTCATGCACGAAATGCTCACTGCGATTAACGCCACTAACGCAGCGGGAGACGTGGAAGGATGGGCGAAATTTACGGAGGAGGACGCGGTAAAGCAAAACCCGGACGTCATCGTGACGACGTACGGCGACTACGATAAAGAGGCGAAGAAAAAAATACTTGCCCGCAAAGCGTGGCAGGACGTGCCAGCAGTTAAACACAAGCGCGTGTACGATGTCGATCCCGATACGGTCACGCGTCCGGGGCCGCGCTTAATCGAAGGGGTCGAACAACTTGCGGCGGTCGTCTATCCAGACGTCTTTAAGAAAAAGAAATAACGTTGCACTGGCGTATGGGTTTGCGCTGGTACTGCTCGTCGTCGCGATGTTTTTGGGAGTAGCGGTCGGGAGTGTCCCGATTTCGTTTGCGACGATCTTGGATGTGTGTGCCGCGCAATTTTTCCCGCGGCAGTTTGCGTCTGAAGCTGATCCGATGGTGGCGAACATCGTGTGGTACATTCGCTTGCCGCGCGTCGTCCTCGCCGCGCTCGTCGGGGCGTCGCTGTCCCTTGCTGGCGCGGCGTTTCAAGGATTGCTCAAAAACCCGCTCGCCGACCCGTACACGCTCGGCGTGTCGTCGGGCGCTTCCGTCGGCGCCGTCGTCGTCCTCTTTTTCGGACTGAGTTTGCCTTTGTTCGGATCGTTTACGTTGCCGTTCGTTAGCGTGATCGCCGGGTTTGTCACGTTACTGGCCGTGCTCGCCTTTGCGCGTTTCGTCGAACGCGCCTTGTCTGTGCAGACGATTGTTTTGACCGGGATTATTTTCAGTTCGTTTTGCGGCTCGCTCATTTCCTTAATGATCGCTTTAACTGGGGAAGAACTGCGACAAATTATCGGCTGGCTGTTGGGGAGCGTCGCAATGCGCGGGTGGGAATACGTGGCACTGCTCGTGCCCTTTTTCGCCTTTGGCGCGGCTATTTTACTTGCGAACGGGAAGGAATTGAACGCTCTTGCCTTCGGGGAGGAGACGGCGCAGCAGTTAGGCGTCGACGTGCGCCTGCGCAAGATGGCGATTCTCGCTGGCGCCTCACTGCTTACAGGGGCGGCGGTCGCCGTTTCGGGGACGATTGGCTTCGTCGGACTCGTCATGCCGCATCTGACGCGGTTGTTGTGGGGACCTGACCATCGGCACTTGTTACCGCTGGCGATGCTGCACGGAGGCGCATTTTTAGCGATGGCCGATTTGGCGGCGCGGACGATTGTCGCGCCGCAAGAGTTGCCGATCGGCGTCATTACCGCTCTGATCGGTGCGCCAGTGTTCGCTGTCGTCTTTTGGCAACAACGCAAACGAGGGAAGCAGGGATAACTGTGCTAACAGTTGAGTGTCTCACAAGTGGATACGGGGAAAAAACGGTCTTGCACGACGTGTCGTTTACGGTGGAAAAAGGGGAAGTTTTTGGCATTGTCGGGCCAAACGGCAGCGGTAAGACGACATTGCTCAAAGTGGTGGGCGGGTTACTCCCGGTTCAGTGCGGCGCCATCTACTTGCACGGGCGCCCGCTCACAAGTTACAAGAGTAAAGAGCTGGCGCGACTCATGGCCGCGTTGCCGCAAACTGTCGAGCCGTCGTTTGCGTATACGGTACGCGAAATTGTCGCCCTCGGTCGCTATCCTTACCAGCGTGGCATGTTCGCGCCGTGGACGAGAGCGGACGAAGCGGTCGTTCGACAGGCGATGCTGCAGACGAATGTACAGCAGTTTGCGCACTCTCCGTTGCAGTTTCTGAGTGGCGGGGAACGGCAGCGCGTGTTTTTGGCGCGCGCCTTAGCCCAAGAGCCGCAGCTGTTACTGTTGGATGAACCGACGAACCACCTCGACCTTTCCCATCAGACAGAACTGTTCGACGCGCTGCGGCAATGGGTGAAAGAGGAGCAGTTGACGGTGGTGCTCATTTCTCACTCCCTCGATTTAGCTAGTCTTTACTGTGATCGGCTACTGCTGCTCGACCGCGGGGCGGTGACGGCGCTTGGCACGCCGGCAGCGGTACTGGAAGAGGAGCGGCTGGCGCGCGTGTACCGCACGATACTCAAGCGGCAAGACCACCCAGACGTGCCGCGGCCGACGATTACGCTACTGCCGCGCGCCCACCGCGACTACAAGCGGGAAGCGTCACTAGACGACTTGCGCGTAACGAAGAGTGAGCGGTTACTTAAGATTGAATCGCCCGCGCCATTGAAACGGCTGTCGTCTGCCGCCGTTGGCGGGGGAAGCGGCTGGAGTCACACCTTTGTCACCTGCTGTGTGCCGTCAGCGGATCGCGTGGCTGTCGGTGCGGAGGACGGCCACCAGCCGGCTGGCGAGTTAGTCGGCTATTTACAGCGACTCGGAATTAACGCTCCGGAGAGGGAGACGGTTGCAACGGTGACGGCGGCTGACGCTGTCGAGGTGGCGAGCGCATGCCACGAAGAGGACGGCTTGGCGTTGCGCGTCGTCGCGTCAGCGGGATTCTCTGAAGTGGGAGGCGTTCCCGAAAGGGGGGACAATTCCGATGTGGTCGCCCTTTCCGATCGCCAAACAGCGGGAGTCGGGACCGTGCACATTTTCGTGTTCGTGGCCGGCGAGTTGACGGAGGTGGCGTTTGTGCAAGCGTTAATGACGGCGAACGAGGCGAAAGTGCGGGCGCTCGCCGCGTGTGTCGGGAGCGGCCCGCGATTGGCGTCGGTCACAAATGTATCAGCGGCCCCGTCAGAGGAAGAGGGCTCATGGATGCGGAAGGTATCGGTAGCGGGGACCGCGTCGGATAGCATCGTCGTTGCCGCAACTCAAAACGGGTCACCGTACACGCGCGTAGATGCGGCGACTTCTGTCGGTCAGGCGCTTGCTCGGGCGGTTTATCGGGCGACTGTGGATGTAGTCGCCCAATGTCGGTAAAAGTTATTACACAAGTCGCGGCGCCGTTTCGGATGTGTCATTCAAGCTTTATTTAAGCTAAAACCGACGAGATAGTAAGTGTGGGGAGAAACTTTATTAAGGCAATCACTTCGGACAAACTTATAGTCGTCATTGTGTAGGGGGTATATGCGTGCGTTTGTATACGAAAACAGGAGATAAAGGACAGACGAGTGTCGTCGGGGGGCGGGTGGCCAAAGACGATGTGCGCGTCACCGCTTACGGAACGATTGATGAGGCGAACTGTTTTGTCGGGCAGGCGATTACTCAGCTAACAGGGGAGCAGTACGCCGATTTGATTCCGGAATTGCAGCGTGTGCAGCACGAACTGTTTGATTGTGGCAGTGACTTGGCGCGGATTGACAGTGGGCGGCCTTACAAAGTGAACGAGGCGATGGTGACGTTTTTAGAAACGCGCATCGATGCGTACATCGCGGAGGCGCCCGAGTTGAAACGTTTTATTTTGCCGGGAGGAACCGCTGCTGCTGCGACATTGCACATCGCGCGCACGGTGACGCGCCGCGCAGAGCGCTATGTCGTCACGTTGCAGCGCGAAGCGTCGCTCAACGAAGTGGTTTTAAAGTACTTGAACCGCCTGTCGGACTATTTATTCGCCGTCGCGCGGGTCGTTAACGCACGTGCAAATGTGAAAGACGTCGAATATGCGCGCAGTGGAATTGTCTTTCGCGGCGGCAAGCGGCAGGCACGCGGCGGTAAGCGGCAGGCAAAAAAACGAGACGAGTAGTCGCTGGGACATACAATGTTCGAAAATATGTGGCGAACTGTTGGAGATTTGGATGAAAACGCGTTTTTTTTTGCCTGTGATAACCGGGTAGCAGGATTTTTTCGACGCGTGGTAGAACTTGTTGTGATAGAACTTGTTAACGCATAAGGTTGCGATACAAGGTTAACCCCCAACACTTACTGACGAAACGAGCGAGCTAGGACAGCGAAGAGTCAAGTCGTTTTGTTGCATACAGGGAGGAGAAGACGTGCGGAAACTAAAAGTTACTGTCGCTTGTAGCGCGGTGCTAGCGCTGTTAGTGTCACTCGTCGCGGGAGCGGTACC is a window from the Numidum massiliense genome containing:
- the uvrB gene encoding excinuclease ABC subunit UvrB; protein product: MNERFQLVSDYKPQGDQPQAIAQLVAGINDNEQQQVLLGATGTGKTFTMANVIAQVNKPTLVIAHNKTLAAQLCSELKEFFPHNAVEYFVSYYDYYQPEAYVPQTDTYIEKDASINDEIDKLRHSATSALHERNDVIIVASVSCIYGLGSPEEYRDLVLSLRVGMEIERNEVLHRLVDIQYNRNDINFTRGTFRVRGDVIEIFPASHSEQAVRVEFFGDEIDRIREIDIVTGEVIADRDHIAVFPASHFVTREAKMKVAIQSIEQELEEQLKELREAGKLLEAQRLEQRTRYDIEMMQEVGFCSGIENYSRHLTGRKAGETPYTLLDHFPDDYLMFVDESHVTLPQIQAMYKGDRARKLTLIDHGFRLPSAADNRPLKFDEWEQHVHQIVYVSATPGPYEQEKSPCVVEQIIRPTGLLDPKIDVRPIQGQIDDLIGEINARRERDERVLVTTLTKKMAEDLTDYLTDVGINVRYLHSDIKTIERMQILRDLRLGVHDVVVGINLLREGLDLPEVSLVAILDADKEGFLRAERSLIQTIGRAARNADGQVIMYADRITDSMRRAIDETERRRTIQHTYNETHGITPQTVQKAVRDVIEATRVAEERADYLDTDLHKLPKKERRETIQRLEQEMKEAAKALQFERAAELRDLIIELKAEGA
- the uvrA gene encoding excinuclease ABC subunit UvrA produces the protein MAHENIVIKGARAHNLKNIDVTIPRDQFVVLTGLSGSGKTSLAFDTIYAEGQRRYVESLSAYARQFLGQMDKPDVDSIDGLSPAISIDQKTTSRNPRSTVGTVTEIYDYLRLLFARIGRPHCPVHKIEITSQTVEQMVDRVMTLPERTRIQVLAPLVQGRKGEHVKLLDKIRKDGYVRVRVDGELREVTEEIKLEKNKKHTIEVVIDRIVVKEGVETRLSDSLETALELAGGTVLVDVIDGEQLLFSQNLACPECGFSIDELAPRMFSFNSPFGACPACDGLGSHMEVDPEMVVPNRKKSLNEGAIDPWANSSSTYYEQLLHTVCTHYGIDRDTPFGELSAAHADVLLYGGKERIPFRYENDFGHVKETSIRFEGVIPNLQRRYRETSSDYVRDQIETYMSEKKCRSCKGARLRPESLAVLVGGETINTVTNRSIREALTFFRELELSEKEQAIARLVLREIESRLGFLVNVGLDYLELNRAAGTLSGGEAQRIRLATQIGSSLMGVLYILDEPSIGLHQRDNNRLIDTLKSMRDLGNTLIVVEHDEDTMLAADYIIDIGPGAGAHGGRVVSQGTPEEVMADKQSLTGQYLSGRKFIALPAERRQPNGKWIDVRGAKENNLQNVDVKFPLGTFTVVTGVSGSGKSTLVNEILYKTLARELQRAKAKPGAHREIRGLEHLDKVIDIDQSPIGRTPRSNPATYTGVFDDIRDVFATTTEAKVRGYKKGRFSFNVKGGRCEACRGDGIIKIEMHFLPDVYVPCEVCKGKRYNRETLEIGYKGKNVADVLDMTVEEAREFFKNIPRIKRKIDTLYDVGLGYMKLGQPATTLSGGEAQRVKLASELYRRNTGRSLYILDEPTTGLHVDDIARLLKVLQRLVENGETVVVIEHNLDVIKTADYLIDLGPEGGDGGGRIVATGTPEDVARVPGSYTGQFLAPVLTRDRARTAALYDRASNE
- a CDS encoding DUF302 domain-containing protein; amino-acid sequence: MLFHYTIETARTVEETVKACEESCQRRKLSTVGHLNIPLKLLEKGINLPQQYRILEVYHPDVAKKVLSYNQVGGLFLTYKIAVYKDRETGKTTVGLVRPTVLMELVDDDRLVAMVQDVEAALLAVLDEVKG
- a CDS encoding phage holin family protein, giving the protein MRWIVKLIFNAIAVVIAAEVLDSIQVSGMGAALTAGLILSIVNTFFRPVLVFLTFPLTVVTLGLFLLIINALMLMLTSALVPGFTVVGFGGAFWGAVIVSFVSWLLNGLFRK
- a CDS encoding PucR family transcriptional regulator, with product MSKNLRGRSPQFGGFKRVNVYRQWHDIAPDLARILQTDVAWGTSEDYREFVARAGVEEQTFIPVATQDGETWGWIISGTLTARERQLLVLLTSQSLRRSADSDAQTEGPLLPQRALADYLCDVAHSGHLLPVPPDLVHVDIGERVPFYVVCHGSARQLNQKEVLRVLQSFFDGDVWVVNVAPNDRLVLPQVSLVLDDTIEDWKDSLYHWAAGLVELFAAELGEDVHCIVHHSAATVQALGQSLLQLKQSYVLGQSIYPRRNVFATWDLPLERLLHGLPSDLCRTFLHDLSYDAHNWWRDQEMRDTLETYFRLNLNVSETARQLYVHRNTLLYRLDKLKQETGLDVRNFEDAMLLRLAWLLTATEDAEPTE